A single region of the Triticum dicoccoides isolate Atlit2015 ecotype Zavitan chromosome 2B, WEW_v2.0, whole genome shotgun sequence genome encodes:
- the LOC119368015 gene encoding protein CANDIDATE G-PROTEIN COUPLED RECEPTOR 7-like — protein MAASVFLAAVLALQLLHVARGEIKTTLIVSDSRPVILFEEFGFKPGGVAQVSVSGVSWSVPEGSPPQAVDPGLMGFILISNTLFFKITNESEYAEETGSSFCPLTSEYVMPLFRLKDIGRDGAGGGNVTIGDADQYTVLFSSCQDGVEITMDVRTEMYNLPRPGGDREYLPVGLLPLPGIFAASSVVYFAFLAAWVFVCIKQRATVERIHAVMGALLLFKALKLACAAEDAWYVGRTGTPHGWDVAFYVFGFFKGILLFTVIVLIGTGWSFLKPYLQEREKNVLMIIIPLQVIENIASAMIGETGPAGRDWLAWNQIFLLVDVVCCCAVFFPIIWSIRNLREASKTDGKAARNLKKLTLFKQFYLVVVGYLYFTRIAVSAFAAVLSYKYQWVVNVSVELASLAFYVFVFYNFQPVERNPYLYVADEEEEAAGGQLELEGTFEI, from the exons ATGGCCGCGTCCGTATTCCTCGCCGCCGTCCTCGCCCTCCAGCTCCTCCATGTGGCCCGCGGCGAGATCAAGACGACGCTGATCGTGTCCGACTCGCGGCCCGTCATCCTGTTCGAGGAGTTCGGCTTCAAGCCCGGCGGCGTCGCGCAGGTCTCCGTGTCCGGCGTCTCATGGAGCGTCCCCGAGGGCTCCCCGCCCCAGGCCGTCGACCCGGGGCTCATGGGCTTCATCCTCATCTCCAACACCCTCTTCTTCAAGATCACCAACGAGTCCGAGTACGCGGAGGAGACCGGCAGCTCCTTCTGCCCGCTCACCAGCGAGTACGTGATGCCGCTCTTCCGGCTCAAGGACATCGGGCGTGACGGCGCCGGCGGGGGTAACGTGACCATCGGCGACGCCGACCAGTACACGGTGCTGTTCAGCAGCTGCCAGGACGGCGTCGAGATCACCATGGACGTTCGCACGGAGATGTACAACCTGCCTCGCCCCGGCGGCGACAGGGAGTACCTGCCCGTCGGCCTGCTCCCGCTGCCGGGAATCTTCGCCGCCTCCTCCGTGGTGTACTTCGCGTTCCTGGCGGCGTGGGTGTTCGTCTGCATCAAGCAGCGGGCCACGGTCGAGCGGATCCACGCCGTGATGGGCGCGCTGCTGCTGTTCAAGGCCCTGAAGCTGGCGTGCGCGGCCGAGGACGCGTGGTACGTGGGGCGCACCGGCACGCCGCACGGCTGGGACGTCGCCTTCTACGTCTTCGGCTTCTTCAAGGGCATCCTCCTCTTCACCGTCATCGTGCTCATCGGCACCGGTTGGTCCTTCCTGAAGCCATATCTCCAG GAGCGGGAGAAGAACGTGCTGATGATCATCATCCCGCTGCAAGTGATCGAGAACATCGCGTCGGCGATGATCGGCGAGACGGGGCCGGCGGGGCGGGACTGGCTGGCGTGGAACCAGATCTTCCTGCTGGTGGACGTGGTCTGCTGCTGCGCGGTCTTCTTCCCCATCATCTGGTCCATCCGCAACCTCAGGGAGGCCTCCAAGACGGACGGCAAGGCGGCAAGGAACCTCAAGAAGCTCACCCTCTTCAAGCAGTTCTACCTCGTCGTCGTCGGCTACCTCTACTTCACCCGGATCGCCGTCTCCGCCTTCGCCGCTGTGCTCAGCTACAAGTACCAGTGGGTGGTCAACGTCTCCGTCGAGCTCGCCAGCCTCGCATTCTACGTCTTCGTCTTCTATAACTTCCAGCCGGTGGAAAGGAACCCGTACCTCTACGTTgcggacgaggaggaagaggctgCCGGTGGCCAGCTCGAGCTAGAGGGGACGTTTGAGATCTGA